One region of Pseudanabaena sp. BC1403 genomic DNA includes:
- the mreD gene encoding rod shape-determining protein MreD, with the protein MLERKVPLSKKFLNWAVTIGSLLICILSMYTRFSGMTLMGIAPNWLLIWLVAWSVNRPVVLSVMVGIALGFIQDGMTFAGTSIAPTHALGLAIAGGLTSLLQKQRYVQEDFISIALIVFGMAVIVETMHAVQLTVMGAGMDNVWTLQQRIALSSAILSSLWSPVIYFPLSRWWRSLEKQED; encoded by the coding sequence ATGCTTGAGCGAAAGGTTCCTTTATCAAAAAAATTTTTAAACTGGGCGGTAACTATTGGTTCACTGCTAATTTGCATTTTATCGATGTATACCAGATTCTCAGGAATGACCTTGATGGGAATTGCTCCTAACTGGTTGCTAATTTGGCTAGTTGCTTGGAGTGTCAATCGTCCTGTAGTTTTATCGGTGATGGTGGGTATCGCGCTGGGATTTATACAGGATGGCATGACTTTTGCAGGCACGAGTATTGCTCCAACTCATGCTTTGGGGCTAGCGATCGCAGGTGGACTTACCTCACTTTTGCAAAAGCAGAGATATGTGCAAGAGGACTTTATTTCGATCGCTTTAATTGTGTTTGGAATGGCAGTAATTGTCGAGACTATGCATGCGGTACAACTGACTGTCATGGGTGCAGGTATGGATAATGTTTGGACATTACAACAACGGATTGCGCTTAGTTCCGCAATTTTGAGTAGTTTGTGGTCGCCTGTAATTTACTTTCCTCTCAGCCGTTGGTGGCGATCGCTAGAAAAACAAGAAGATTGA
- the rpe gene encoding ribulose-phosphate 3-epimerase, protein MPKKSTVISPSILSADFSRLGDDIRAVDAAGADWIHVDVMDGHFVPNITIGPLIVSAIRPVTTKILDVHLMITEPERYVPDFAKAGADIITVHAEHTACPHLHRNLCQIKELGKLAGVSLNPSTPLSFIEYVLDLCDLVLIMSVNPGFGGQSFIPNVIPKIAKLRQMCDDRGLDPWIEVDGGLKANNTWQVLEAGANAIVAGSAVFNAPDYAEAIKGIRNSKRPELVTA, encoded by the coding sequence ATGCCTAAAAAGTCCACAGTTATTTCGCCTTCAATCTTGTCTGCTGACTTTAGCCGTTTGGGTGACGACATTCGTGCAGTTGATGCGGCGGGTGCAGATTGGATTCACGTTGATGTTATGGATGGTCACTTTGTTCCAAACATCACTATTGGGCCATTGATCGTTTCCGCGATTCGTCCTGTGACGACCAAAATTTTAGATGTGCATTTGATGATTACTGAGCCAGAAAGATATGTTCCTGACTTTGCAAAAGCTGGTGCAGATATCATCACTGTTCATGCAGAGCATACTGCTTGCCCTCACTTACATCGCAATCTTTGCCAAATCAAGGAACTCGGCAAACTTGCTGGTGTTTCCCTCAATCCTTCGACTCCTTTGAGCTTTATTGAGTATGTTCTCGATCTTTGCGATTTGGTTTTGATCATGAGTGTGAACCCTGGCTTCGGTGGTCAAAGCTTTATTCCTAACGTAATTCCTAAAATTGCCAAGCTGCGTCAAATGTGTGACGATCGCGGACTTGATCCTTGGATCGAGGTTGATGGTGGTCTGAAAGCTAATAACACTTGGCAAGTTTTAGAAGCTGGTGCTAATGCGATCGTTGCTGGTTCAGCTGTATTTAATGCGCCCGACTATGCTGAAGCAATCAAAGGTATTCGCAACAGCAAGCGTCCTGAGCTAGTCACTGCTTAA
- a CDS encoding tRNA (cytidine(34)-2'-O)-methyltransferase, whose product MLQVALIYPEIPPNTGNIARTCAATNTHLHLVEPLGFEISDRQLKRAGIDYWEYVNVTVHPNIESLREASKGGRWICFSARGSQSFREFQYQDGDWLLFGSESSGLPEEIIANNPSVQIPMEHPKVRSLNLSVSAALGLFEARRQLGI is encoded by the coding sequence ATGCTACAAGTCGCTCTCATCTATCCTGAAATCCCACCTAATACTGGCAACATCGCTCGTACCTGTGCGGCAACGAACACACATTTGCATCTGGTAGAGCCTTTAGGCTTTGAAATTAGCGATCGCCAACTTAAACGCGCAGGTATAGACTATTGGGAATATGTGAACGTAACTGTACATCCCAATATTGAATCTTTGCGCGAAGCCTCAAAAGGAGGACGATGGATTTGCTTTAGTGCGCGAGGTTCACAAAGCTTCCGAGAATTTCAATACCAAGATGGTGACTGGCTCCTATTTGGCAGTGAATCAAGCGGATTACCCGAAGAGATCATTGCCAACAATCCATCTGTCCAGATTCCTATGGAACACCCTAAGGTTCGTAGTCTAAATCTATCGGTGAGTGCGGCTCTTGGTCTATTTGAAGCCAGAAGACAATTAGGAATATAA
- a CDS encoding STAS domain-containing protein: MTHSSFLQDELKIVEQIDGDQVILKLNGALSVTTVPYFRQAVQPFIDRKLSAIVLDFEGVTKIVSRGVGAAIDMAVQAKKQGGKLRLENVGKYGRSLYIQGVHLVAEVPELEGFEP, from the coding sequence ATGACTCATTCCTCATTTTTACAAGATGAACTCAAGATCGTCGAACAGATTGATGGCGATCAAGTTATTCTCAAACTAAATGGTGCTTTGAGTGTAACGACGGTTCCATATTTTAGACAAGCCGTACAACCATTTATTGATCGCAAACTATCAGCGATCGTTTTGGATTTTGAAGGAGTGACTAAAATCGTTAGTAGAGGCGTAGGTGCAGCAATTGATATGGCAGTGCAAGCCAAGAAACAAGGTGGAAAGTTGCGTCTAGAGAATGTGGGCAAATATGGTCGATCTTTATATATCCAAGGCGTACATTTAGTAGCTGAAGTGCCTGAGCTCGAAGGATTTGAGCCATAA
- a CDS encoding ATP-binding protein, which produces MSEKPLKLRISIPPVEGIEDIPIAAVEVLATKMGFDPDAVQDIVQALTEALVNAVLYSTSDLDVEVVVFAANTSLIVEVHDRGSGFDIDSVPPPDFDLISEIGVKNGGFGIHMIKALVDKVEIESTNQGTTVRMSKFLSIPKPILQS; this is translated from the coding sequence ATGAGTGAGAAGCCTTTAAAGCTGCGAATCTCAATTCCACCCGTTGAGGGAATCGAGGACATTCCCATCGCAGCAGTCGAAGTACTCGCTACAAAAATGGGGTTTGATCCTGATGCTGTGCAAGATATCGTACAAGCTCTTACGGAAGCATTAGTTAATGCGGTTCTTTACAGTACATCTGATCTTGACGTAGAAGTTGTAGTTTTCGCGGCAAATACCAGCCTAATTGTAGAAGTCCATGATCGTGGATCGGGTTTTGATATAGATAGTGTACCTCCACCTGATTTTGATTTGATATCCGAGATTGGTGTCAAAAACGGTGGATTTGGTATACATATGATCAAAGCACTGGTTGATAAGGTCGAGATCGAATCTACCAATCAAGGTACAACAGTCCGTATGAGTAAGTTCCTGTCTATCCCCAAACCTATTCTCCAATCATGA
- a CDS encoding inorganic phosphate transporter codes for MEYLFLGLAIALVIGFEFVNGFHDTANAVATVIYTNSLKPTYAVVWSGICNLLGVITSSGVVAFSIVALLPVELLVSKDSSQSLIMVLSLLTSAIIWNVGTWYLGLPISSTHSLIGSILGIGLANSVLSTENNWWDGINWIKMQEVLISLLISPLIGFCGAALLFVIAKSLIKQENLYTAPTEEAPSLGIRAMLILTCTGVSFAHGSNDGQKGMGLMMLVLVILLPSIFSLNMHTSPQAIVQLVATSQAAIPVLESQIRGNSIHHQFFANSQSELTNFLKPQGQLNENIWRSLAFESHLIGKSLSISSDFVDMTESDRAQIRTDIYLVANTITKLENQQKLANLDQQSLLIDYRNQLDKTIKFIPYWVKITIALALGSGTMIGWKRVVVTVGEKIGQEPLNYAQGAIAELVTMTTIVTADYFGLPVSTTHILSSGIAGSMVANRSGVQSDTLQNLLLAWLLTLPVCILLGFGTYTISLFAVQQQFLGLS; via the coding sequence ATGGAATATCTATTTTTAGGCTTAGCGATCGCCTTAGTCATCGGCTTTGAGTTTGTGAATGGATTTCACGATACGGCTAATGCTGTAGCGACAGTTATTTATACAAATTCTTTAAAACCTACTTATGCAGTCGTCTGGTCAGGAATTTGCAATTTATTGGGCGTGATCACTTCAAGTGGGGTAGTTGCTTTCTCGATCGTGGCTTTATTACCCGTAGAGTTACTTGTTAGCAAAGATTCAAGCCAAAGTTTGATTATGGTTTTGTCTCTACTAACTTCGGCAATCATTTGGAATGTAGGAACTTGGTATTTGGGATTACCTATATCAAGTACACACAGCTTAATTGGCTCAATTTTGGGAATAGGTTTAGCTAATTCTGTCTTGTCCACAGAAAATAATTGGTGGGATGGCATAAATTGGATAAAAATGCAGGAAGTGCTAATTTCTCTATTGATTTCACCATTGATCGGATTTTGTGGAGCTGCATTATTATTTGTAATCGCCAAATCTCTGATTAAGCAAGAAAATCTCTATACTGCGCCAACAGAAGAAGCTCCATCTTTGGGGATTAGGGCAATGTTAATTTTGACCTGTACAGGTGTCAGTTTTGCCCATGGCTCTAATGATGGACAGAAAGGAATGGGCTTAATGATGCTGGTGCTAGTGATTTTATTGCCAAGTATTTTTTCTTTAAATATGCATACTAGTCCTCAAGCGATCGTACAATTAGTTGCGACATCACAAGCGGCTATTCCAGTTTTAGAATCACAGATCCGTGGAAATTCGATTCATCATCAATTTTTTGCTAATAGTCAAAGTGAGCTTACTAATTTCTTGAAACCACAAGGGCAATTAAATGAAAATATTTGGCGATCACTCGCTTTTGAAAGTCATTTAATAGGCAAGAGTTTATCAATAAGTAGTGATTTTGTGGATATGACCGAGAGCGATCGCGCTCAAATTAGAACTGATATTTACCTTGTGGCTAATACTATTACTAAATTAGAAAATCAACAAAAATTAGCTAATCTTGATCAGCAATCTTTACTAATTGACTATCGAAATCAATTAGATAAAACTATCAAATTTATTCCCTATTGGGTGAAAATCACAATTGCTCTCGCTCTTGGCTCGGGCACAATGATTGGATGGAAGCGAGTAGTTGTAACTGTTGGCGAAAAAATTGGTCAAGAGCCTCTTAACTATGCTCAAGGTGCGATCGCGGAGCTAGTCACCATGACCACAATCGTTACAGCCGATTATTTCGGGTTGCCAGTTAGCACCACCCATATACTTTCATCAGGTATTGCTGGATCGATGGTAGCCAATCGGTCTGGGGTACAGAGTGATACTTTACAAAACTTGCTACTAGCTTGGTTGTTAACATTACCAGTTTGTATTCTGCTTGGATTTGGGACATATACTATTAGTCTATTTGCAGTTCAGCAGCAGTTTCTAGGCTTGAGTTAG
- a CDS encoding CoB--CoM heterodisulfide reductase iron-sulfur subunit B family protein gives MTETKALKYAYYSGCVAKGACKELHASTTAIAQALGIELVELHKATCCGSGTFKETDELMEDVINARNISLAEELNLTVMTQCSTCQGVLGRVNDKLKSSDTTRKDEVNALLNTQGHDFQGSTEVLHLLWVLIRDYGLENIAAKVTRSLANLKCAAFYGCYLLRSQTVTRFDDPFRPESLENVFRTVGATPVYYEGRVQCCGWPISSYAPKESFSMAGRHLTAAIAAGADCIVTPCPLCHLNLDSRQPEVESVIGQKLGIPILHLPQLIGLAIGIEPKVLGLDHHIVSTSSVLQKISI, from the coding sequence ATGACAGAAACTAAAGCATTGAAATACGCTTATTACTCAGGATGTGTTGCTAAGGGTGCTTGTAAAGAGCTACATGCATCGACAACAGCGATCGCACAAGCATTAGGAATTGAACTCGTGGAATTGCATAAGGCAACCTGCTGCGGTTCTGGCACGTTCAAGGAAACTGACGAACTAATGGAGGATGTCATCAATGCTCGCAACATTTCTCTTGCCGAAGAATTAAATCTTACTGTGATGACGCAATGCAGCACCTGTCAGGGTGTACTTGGTCGTGTCAACGATAAACTCAAAAGCTCGGATACTACTCGCAAAGACGAAGTAAATGCACTCCTGAATACACAAGGACATGATTTCCAAGGTTCTACCGAAGTTTTACACTTACTCTGGGTTCTAATCCGCGACTATGGTTTAGAAAATATCGCAGCCAAAGTAACTCGCTCTCTAGCTAATCTTAAATGTGCTGCATTCTATGGCTGCTACCTGTTGCGATCGCAAACAGTCACTCGCTTTGACGATCCATTTCGACCAGAATCTCTAGAAAATGTATTTCGCACCGTTGGCGCAACTCCTGTCTATTACGAAGGTCGCGTGCAATGCTGCGGCTGGCCAATTTCCAGCTATGCGCCCAAAGAATCTTTCTCGATGGCGGGACGACACCTCACCGCTGCGATCGCCGCAGGAGCAGATTGTATTGTCACGCCATGTCCTCTTTGTCATCTCAATCTCGATTCGCGCCAACCTGAAGTTGAAAGCGTAATTGGGCAAAAACTTGGCATCCCGATTTTGCACTTACCACAATTGATAGGATTGGCGATCGGCATCGAACCCAAAGTGCTTGGCTTAGATCACCACATTGTTTCCACGAGTTCGGTTTTACAAAAAATTTCCATATAA
- a CDS encoding OB-fold nucleic acid binding domain-containing protein, with translation MKIISRKSLGIQCVFDIGLERDHNFLLDNGCIASNCFNKSHSVAYGYVTYQTAYLKANYPVEYMAALLSSVSGDQEKVQRYIANCRSMGIPVVPPDVNSSGEDFTPRGHQVLFGLAAIKNLGAGPIASILQARQEGAFTSLADLCSRLDSRSLNKKALEALIQTGALDLLEPNRHQLMNDLEITMEWASRRAKEQASGQGNIFDFFGESSNTKTFDTAPTTSRVQDYSSQDKLRLEKELLGFYISDHPLSVVSRSAKLMAPINLCDIPDSLETKVVTAIALILEIKEVVTKKGDRMAILQLEDLTGSTEAVVFPKTFDKVKHLMEKDKRLMVWGKIDRRDEQTQLIIDDMQPIESVRMVRVELTREQARDRQVLEQLKKALNPNPSYSSHTSNGNSSYGKSNYGRNEPDISNKIPVIASIEYMPKLVRLGNQFWVQDEETAVKALLQAGFKATYDALVT, from the coding sequence ATGAAAATCATCAGTCGTAAATCATTGGGCATTCAATGCGTTTTCGATATCGGCTTAGAGCGCGATCATAATTTTTTACTAGATAATGGCTGTATAGCTTCAAATTGCTTTAATAAATCTCATAGCGTCGCCTATGGGTATGTGACTTATCAAACCGCATATCTTAAAGCAAATTACCCTGTGGAATATATGGCGGCGCTACTGTCTTCGGTCAGTGGTGACCAAGAAAAGGTACAGCGATATATTGCTAATTGCCGCAGTATGGGGATCCCTGTTGTTCCGCCAGATGTAAATAGCTCAGGTGAAGACTTTACCCCTCGTGGACATCAGGTTTTGTTTGGCTTAGCTGCAATTAAAAATTTAGGTGCAGGACCTATAGCTTCAATTTTACAGGCGCGTCAAGAAGGGGCTTTTACATCATTGGCGGATTTATGTAGCCGTCTCGATTCGCGATCGCTAAACAAAAAAGCATTAGAAGCATTAATTCAAACTGGAGCATTAGATTTACTAGAGCCAAATCGCCACCAATTGATGAACGATCTTGAAATCACGATGGAATGGGCTTCTCGACGAGCTAAGGAGCAGGCATCTGGACAAGGTAATATTTTCGATTTCTTTGGTGAAAGTAGTAATACGAAAACTTTTGATACTGCCCCAACTACATCCCGCGTTCAAGACTACTCTTCTCAAGACAAACTTCGACTTGAAAAAGAACTGTTAGGTTTTTATATTTCCGATCATCCGCTTAGTGTGGTCAGTCGTTCAGCAAAATTAATGGCTCCGATCAATCTCTGTGATATACCCGACTCTTTAGAGACTAAGGTAGTAACCGCGATCGCTTTAATTCTGGAAATTAAAGAGGTCGTCACAAAAAAAGGCGATCGCATGGCAATTTTACAGCTTGAAGATTTAACAGGCAGTACTGAAGCCGTTGTTTTCCCAAAAACCTTTGATAAGGTCAAGCATCTAATGGAAAAGGACAAACGCCTAATGGTCTGGGGGAAAATTGATCGCCGCGATGAGCAAACGCAATTAATTATTGATGATATGCAGCCGATTGAGTCAGTGCGTATGGTACGGGTCGAACTCACTCGCGAGCAAGCAAGAGATCGGCAGGTTTTGGAGCAACTCAAAAAAGCATTAAATCCTAACCCCAGTTATAGCAGCCATACCAGTAATGGCAATTCCAGTTATGGCAAATCCAATTATGGTAGAAATGAGCCTGATATTTCTAACAAAATCCCCGTAATTGCATCGATTGAGTATATGCCGAAGTTAGTTCGCTTAGGCAATCAGTTCTGGGTGCAAGATGAAGAAACTGCCGTTAAAGCTTTACTGCAAGCAGGATTCAAAGCAACTTACGACGCACTAGTTACTTAA